The following proteins are encoded in a genomic region of Pseudomonas saponiphila:
- the fadA gene encoding acetyl-CoA C-acyltransferase FadA — MSLNPRDVVIVDFGRTPMGRSKGGMHRNTRAEDMSAHLISKLLERNTKVDPAEVEDVIWGCVNQTLEQGWNIARMASLMTQIPHTSAGQTVSRLCGSSMSALHTAAQAIMTGNGDVFVVGGVEHMGHVSMMHGVDPNPHMSLYAAKASGMMGLTAEMLGKMHGITREQQDAFGLRSHQLAHKATVEGKFKDEIIPMQGYDENGFLKLFDYDETIRPETTLESLAALKPAFNPKGGTVTAGTSSQITDGASCMIVMSAQRAQDLGIQPMAVIRSMAVAGVDPAIMGYGPVPATQKALKRAGLGINDIDFFELNEAFAAQALPVLKDLKVLDKMNEKVNLHGGAIALGHPFGCSGARISGTLLNVMKQNGGTFGVSTMCIGLGQGISTVFERV; from the coding sequence ATGAGCTTGAATCCTAGAGACGTCGTGATTGTCGACTTCGGTCGTACTCCGATGGGCCGCTCCAAGGGCGGCATGCACCGCAACACCCGCGCCGAAGACATGTCGGCGCACCTGATCAGCAAACTGCTGGAGCGCAACACCAAGGTCGACCCGGCGGAAGTCGAGGACGTGATCTGGGGCTGCGTCAACCAGACCCTGGAACAAGGTTGGAACATCGCGCGCATGGCGTCGCTGATGACCCAGATCCCCCACACTTCGGCCGGCCAGACCGTCAGCCGTCTGTGCGGTTCGTCCATGAGTGCGCTGCACACCGCAGCGCAGGCGATCATGACCGGCAACGGTGACGTATTCGTTGTGGGCGGCGTCGAGCACATGGGTCACGTGAGCATGATGCACGGTGTCGATCCGAACCCGCACATGTCCCTGTACGCGGCGAAAGCCTCGGGCATGATGGGCCTGACTGCCGAAATGCTGGGCAAGATGCATGGCATCACCCGCGAACAGCAGGACGCCTTTGGCTTGCGTTCCCATCAGCTCGCCCACAAGGCGACCGTGGAAGGCAAGTTCAAGGATGAAATCATCCCGATGCAGGGCTATGACGAGAACGGTTTCCTGAAACTGTTCGACTACGACGAAACCATTCGTCCCGAAACCACCCTGGAAAGCCTGGCGGCCTTGAAGCCGGCGTTCAACCCCAAGGGCGGCACCGTGACGGCCGGTACTTCGTCGCAGATCACCGACGGTGCCTCGTGCATGATCGTGATGTCGGCCCAGCGGGCCCAGGACCTGGGCATTCAGCCGATGGCGGTGATCCGTTCCATGGCCGTGGCGGGTGTGGATCCGGCGATCATGGGCTATGGTCCAGTACCGGCCACGCAGAAAGCCCTGAAGCGCGCTGGCCTGGGCATTAACGACATCGACTTCTTCGAGCTCAACGAAGCTTTCGCCGCACAGGCCCTGCCAGTGCTGAAAGATCTGAAAGTGCTCGACAAGATGAACGAGAAGGTTAACCTGCACGGCGGCGCGATCGCCCTGGGTCATCCGTTCGGTTGCTCCGGCGCGCGTATCTCCGGGACCCTGCTCAACGTCATGAAGCAGAATGGCGGCACCTTCGGTGTGTCCACCATGTGCATCGGCCTTGGCCAGGGCATCTCGACCGTCTTCGAACGCGTTTAA
- a CDS encoding PA1571 family protein — protein sequence MSLQHSSNDKIQVIRTQPNQSLGCAIIDAQGREVPITEDMIQNACRELEKRLVKPARQD from the coding sequence ATGTCCTTGCAACACAGCAGCAATGACAAGATTCAAGTGATCCGTACCCAGCCAAACCAGTCTCTAGGGTGTGCCATCATCGACGCTCAGGGTCGCGAAGTACCTATTACTGAAGACATGATCCAGAACGCCTGCCGCGAACTGGAAAAGCGACTGGTCAAGCCTGCTCGGCAAGATTGA
- the fadB gene encoding fatty acid oxidation complex subunit alpha FadB, producing the protein MIYEGKAITVKALESGIVELNFDLKGESVNKFNRLTLNELRQAVDTIKADASIKGVIVSSGKDVFIVGADITEFVDNFKLPDAELVAGNLEANKIFSDFEDLNVPTVAAINGIALGGGLEMCLAADYRVMAASAKIGLPEVKLGIYPGFGGTVRLPRLIGADNAIEWIAAGKENRAEDALKVGAVDAVVAPEKLKDAALALVKRAISGEFDYKAKRQPKLEKLKLNAIEQMMAFETAKGFVAGQAGPNYPAPVEAIKTIQKAANFGRDKALEVEAAGFVKLAKTSAAQSLIGLFLNDQELKRKAKAYDEIAKDVKQAAVLGAGIMGGGIAYQSASKGTPILMKDINEHGIEQGLAEAAKLLVGRVDKGRMTAAKMAEVLNGIRPTLSYGDFGNVDLVVEAVVENPKVKQIVLAEVEAQVKEDTILASNTSTISISLLAKALKRPENFVGMHFFNPVHMMPLVEVIRGEKSSELAVATTVAYAKKMGKNPIVVNDCPGFLVNRVLFPYFGGFAKLVSAGVDFVRIDKIMEKFGWPMGPAYLMDVVGIDTGHHGRDVMAEGFPDRMKDDRRSAVDVLYEAKRLGQKNGKGFYAYETDKKGKQKKVADPSVLEVLKPIVYEQREVTDEDIINWMMVPLCLETVRCLEDGIVETAAEADMGLVYGIGFPPFRGGALRYIDSIGVAEFVALADQYADLGALYHPTAKLREMAKNGQSFFG; encoded by the coding sequence ATGATTTACGAAGGTAAAGCCATCACGGTTAAGGCTCTTGAAAGTGGCATCGTCGAATTGAATTTCGACCTCAAGGGTGAGTCCGTCAACAAGTTCAACCGTCTAACCCTGAACGAACTGCGTCAGGCTGTTGACACCATCAAGGCAGATGCTTCGATCAAAGGCGTGATCGTCAGCAGTGGCAAGGACGTGTTCATCGTCGGCGCCGACATCACCGAGTTTGTCGATAACTTCAAGCTGCCGGATGCCGAGCTGGTGGCTGGCAACCTCGAAGCCAACAAGATCTTCAGCGATTTCGAAGACCTCAACGTGCCAACCGTTGCCGCGATCAATGGCATCGCCCTGGGCGGTGGCCTGGAAATGTGCCTGGCAGCGGATTACCGCGTCATGGCCGCCAGCGCCAAGATCGGCCTGCCGGAAGTCAAGCTGGGCATCTACCCGGGCTTCGGCGGCACTGTGCGCCTGCCGCGCCTGATCGGTGCCGACAACGCCATCGAGTGGATCGCCGCCGGCAAGGAAAACCGTGCCGAAGACGCGCTGAAAGTCGGTGCCGTTGACGCTGTGGTTGCCCCCGAGAAACTCAAGGATGCCGCTCTGGCCCTGGTCAAGCGCGCCATTTCCGGCGAGTTCGACTACAAGGCCAAGCGTCAGCCGAAGCTGGAAAAACTCAAGCTCAACGCCATTGAGCAGATGATGGCGTTCGAAACCGCCAAGGGTTTCGTGGCTGGCCAGGCCGGCCCGAACTACCCGGCACCGGTCGAAGCGATCAAGACCATCCAGAAAGCGGCCAACTTCGGTCGCGACAAAGCCCTGGAAGTGGAAGCTGCCGGTTTCGTCAAGCTGGCCAAGACTTCGGCCGCACAAAGCCTGATCGGCTTGTTCCTGAACGATCAGGAACTGAAGAGAAAGGCCAAGGCCTACGACGAGATCGCCAAGGACGTGAAGCAGGCCGCCGTACTCGGCGCCGGCATCATGGGTGGCGGTATCGCCTACCAATCGGCGTCCAAAGGCACGCCGATCCTGATGAAGGACATCAACGAGCACGGTATCGAGCAGGGGCTGGCGGAAGCCGCGAAACTGCTGGTAGGCCGCGTTGATAAAGGTCGCATGACCGCCGCGAAGATGGCTGAAGTGCTCAACGGCATTCGTCCGACCCTGTCCTACGGTGATTTCGGCAACGTCGACCTGGTGGTCGAAGCCGTGGTCGAGAACCCCAAGGTCAAGCAGATCGTGCTGGCCGAAGTGGAAGCTCAGGTCAAGGAAGACACCATCTTGGCGTCCAACACTTCGACCATCTCCATCAGCCTGCTGGCCAAGGCCCTCAAGCGTCCGGAAAACTTCGTCGGCATGCACTTCTTCAACCCGGTACACATGATGCCGCTGGTGGAAGTGATCCGTGGCGAGAAGTCCAGCGAGCTGGCCGTTGCCACCACCGTTGCCTACGCCAAGAAAATGGGCAAGAACCCGATCGTGGTCAACGACTGCCCGGGCTTCTTGGTCAACCGCGTGCTGTTCCCGTATTTCGGCGGCTTCGCCAAGCTGGTCAGTGCCGGTGTGGATTTCGTGCGCATCGACAAGATCATGGAAAAGTTCGGCTGGCCAATGGGCCCGGCGTACCTGATGGACGTGGTCGGCATCGACACCGGCCACCACGGTCGTGACGTCATGGCCGAAGGTTTCCCGGATCGTATGAAGGACGACCGTCGTTCGGCGGTGGACGTGCTTTACGAAGCCAAGCGCCTGGGCCAGAAGAACGGCAAGGGCTTCTACGCCTACGAAACCGACAAGAAGGGCAAGCAGAAGAAGGTCGCCGATCCATCGGTGCTGGAAGTGCTCAAGCCGATCGTCTACGAGCAGCGTGAAGTCACCGACGAAGACATCATCAACTGGATGATGGTCCCGCTGTGCCTGGAAACCGTTCGTTGCCTGGAAGACGGCATCGTCGAAACCGCTGCCGAAGCTGACATGGGCCTGGTCTACGGTATTGGTTTCCCTCCATTCCGTGGCGGTGCGCTGCGCTACATCGATTCCATCGGTGTTGCCGAGTTCGTTGCCCTGGCCGACCAGTACGCCGATCTGGGCGCGCTGTACCACCCCACCGCGAAGCTGCGTGAAATGGCCAAGAACGGCCAGAGCTTCTTCGGTTAA
- a CDS encoding ABC transporter transmembrane domain-containing protein, with protein sequence MNCMLSSRHRRALHLASRFIAPYRWQALGALLALIVTAGITLSMGQGIRLLVDQGFMTQSPHLLNQSIGLFLLLVLALAVGTFVRFYLVSWIGERCVADIRRQVFNHLIYLHPGFYENNRSSEIQSRLTADTTLLQSVIGSSLSLFLRNALMVLGGIVLLFVTNPKLTSIVVVALPLVLAPILIFGRRVRSLSRLSQDRIADVGSYVSETLGQIKTVQAYNHQIQDEQRFAVTVEEAFDTARKRIVQRAWLITLVIVLVLGAVGVMLWVGGMDVIAGRISGGELAAFVFYSLIVGSAFGTLSEVIGELQRAAGAAERIAELLRADSSIQPPDSGLVSLPAQVRGDLQLEDLGFAYPSRPDRYAVDGLTLTVRAGETLALVGPSGAGKSTLYDLLLRFYDPQRGRILLDGVPLTQLDPQDLRRCFALVSQNPALFYGSIEENIRYGMPGATLAEVQEAARIAYAHEFIEQMPDGYRTHLGDGGMGLSGGQRQRLAIARALLVDAPILLLDEATSALDAQSEHLIQQALPSLMKDRTTLVIAHRLATVKNADRIAVMEQGKLVAVGTHQQLIANSPLYARLAALQFSDGPPVSV encoded by the coding sequence ATGAACTGCATGCTCTCTTCTCGTCACCGCCGGGCGCTGCATCTGGCCAGCCGCTTTATCGCTCCCTACCGTTGGCAGGCGCTGGGCGCCTTGCTGGCCTTGATTGTCACTGCCGGCATCACCCTGTCCATGGGGCAGGGCATCCGTCTGCTGGTGGACCAGGGCTTCATGACCCAGTCGCCGCATTTGCTGAATCAATCCATTGGCTTGTTCCTGCTGCTGGTCCTGGCCCTGGCGGTAGGCACCTTTGTGCGTTTCTACCTGGTGTCGTGGATCGGCGAGCGCTGTGTGGCGGACATCCGGCGCCAGGTGTTCAATCACCTGATCTACCTGCACCCCGGGTTTTACGAGAACAATCGCAGCTCGGAGATCCAGTCGCGACTGACGGCTGACACCACCTTGCTGCAGTCGGTGATCGGCTCCTCGCTGTCGTTGTTCCTGCGCAATGCGCTGATGGTGCTGGGGGGCATTGTCTTGCTGTTTGTCACCAACCCCAAGCTCACCAGTATCGTGGTGGTGGCCTTGCCGCTGGTGCTGGCGCCGATTCTGATTTTCGGTCGCCGGGTCCGCAGTCTGTCGCGCCTGAGCCAGGACCGGATCGCCGATGTTGGCAGCTACGTCTCGGAAACCCTGGGCCAGATCAAGACGGTCCAGGCCTATAACCACCAGATCCAGGACGAACAGCGTTTCGCCGTGACGGTGGAGGAGGCCTTCGATACGGCGCGCAAGCGCATCGTCCAGCGCGCCTGGCTGATTACCCTGGTGATTGTCCTGGTCCTGGGGGCGGTGGGAGTGATGCTCTGGGTCGGTGGCATGGATGTCATTGCCGGGCGCATTTCCGGCGGTGAACTGGCGGCGTTCGTCTTCTACAGCCTGATCGTCGGCAGTGCCTTCGGCACCTTGAGTGAAGTGATTGGCGAGTTGCAGCGGGCCGCGGGGGCGGCGGAACGCATTGCCGAATTGCTGCGCGCGGACAGCAGCATCCAGCCGCCCGACAGCGGACTGGTGAGCCTGCCGGCGCAGGTGCGCGGTGATCTGCAACTGGAGGACCTGGGGTTCGCCTACCCGTCGCGGCCTGATCGCTATGCTGTCGACGGTTTGACGCTGACGGTGCGCGCCGGGGAAACCCTGGCACTGGTAGGACCTTCGGGAGCGGGCAAATCCACGCTCTATGACCTGTTGCTGCGTTTCTACGATCCACAGCGGGGGCGGATACTGCTGGACGGCGTCCCCCTGACCCAGCTCGACCCGCAGGATCTGCGCCGCTGTTTTGCCCTGGTGTCGCAGAACCCGGCGCTGTTCTACGGCAGCATCGAAGAGAACATCCGCTACGGCATGCCTGGCGCGACCCTGGCTGAGGTTCAGGAGGCGGCGAGGATCGCCTATGCCCACGAGTTCATCGAGCAGATGCCCGATGGTTACCGAACCCATCTGGGAGATGGCGGCATGGGGCTCTCCGGCGGCCAGCGGCAACGCCTGGCCATAGCCCGGGCGCTGTTGGTGGACGCGCCGATCCTGTTGCTGGATGAGGCCACCAGCGCCCTGGATGCGCAGAGCGAGCATCTGATCCAGCAGGCTTTGCCCAGCCTGATGAAGGACCGCACCACTCTGGTGATCGCCCATCGCCTGGCCACGGTGAAGAATGCCGACCGCATTGCAGTGATGGAACAGGGCAAGCTGGTGGCGGTGGGGACTCATCAGCAACTGATCGCCAACAGTCCGCTGTATGCGCGACTGGCGGCCCTGCAATTCAGCGATGGCCCGCCGGTCTCTGTGTAG
- a CDS encoding ATP-binding cassette domain-containing protein, translating into MTLLKFSDVSLAFGAMPLLDKVSWQIARGERVCIIGRNGTGKSSMMKLVKGDQKPDDGSVWRTPGLKIGELPQELPVADERTVFDVVAQGLDGVGELLAQYHHLSQNIVTDADLEKLMHVQHDLEARDGWRLQQLVDSTLSRLQLPADKTLAELSGGWRRRVLLAQALVSEPDLLLLDEPTNHLDIGAIAWLEEALKDFQGAVLFITHDRSFLQNLATRILELDRGGLIDWNGDYASFLVHKEAMLAAEETANALFDKRLAQEEVWIRQGIKARRTRNEGRVRALKALRVERSERRERTGKANIQLETADKSGKQVMVLENVSFAHPDGPFLVKDFSMVLQRGDRIGLLGANGTGKTTLLKLMLGGLVPSSGKVEEGTRIDVAYFDQLRHQLDLEKTVIDNVAEGRDFIEIDGQSRHVLSYLGDFLFSPQRARTPVKALSGGERARLLLAKLFSKPANLLVLDEPTNDLDVETLELLEEVLLTFQGTVLMVSHDRAFLDNVVTSTLVFEGEGKVREYVGGYQDWLRQGGSPRLLGVTENKSGKAELNSAVVAPVQAAAPAPAQEAPAAKKKLSYKLQRELEALPGQIEAMEQQIAGVEAEMADAGFYQRPVAETAAVIARLEQLNAELEQMVERWAELDA; encoded by the coding sequence ATGACCCTGCTCAAATTCAGCGATGTGTCCCTTGCTTTCGGCGCCATGCCGTTGTTGGACAAGGTGTCCTGGCAGATCGCCCGTGGTGAGCGGGTGTGCATCATCGGCCGTAACGGTACTGGCAAATCCAGCATGATGAAGCTGGTCAAGGGCGATCAGAAGCCCGACGACGGCTCCGTATGGCGCACACCCGGTCTGAAGATCGGCGAGTTGCCCCAGGAATTGCCGGTGGCCGACGAGCGGACCGTATTCGACGTGGTTGCCCAGGGCCTGGACGGTGTCGGCGAGCTGCTGGCCCAGTACCACCACCTGAGCCAGAACATCGTCACCGACGCTGATCTGGAAAAACTGATGCACGTCCAGCACGACCTCGAAGCCCGTGACGGCTGGCGCCTGCAGCAATTGGTGGATAGCACCCTGAGCCGTTTGCAGTTGCCGGCCGACAAGACCCTCGCCGAGTTGTCCGGTGGCTGGCGTCGTCGCGTGCTGCTGGCCCAGGCCCTGGTGTCCGAGCCGGACCTGCTGCTGCTCGACGAGCCGACCAACCACCTGGACATCGGCGCCATTGCCTGGCTGGAAGAGGCGCTGAAGGATTTCCAGGGCGCCGTCCTCTTTATTACCCACGACCGTTCCTTCCTGCAGAACCTGGCCACCCGCATCCTCGAACTGGATCGTGGCGGCCTGATCGACTGGAACGGCGACTACGCCAGCTTCCTGGTGCACAAGGAAGCCATGCTGGCGGCGGAAGAAACCGCCAACGCGCTGTTCGACAAGCGTCTGGCCCAGGAAGAAGTGTGGATTCGCCAGGGCATCAAGGCCCGGCGTACCCGTAACGAAGGCCGCGTGCGTGCGCTCAAGGCGCTGCGCGTGGAGCGCAGTGAGCGCCGCGAGCGTACCGGCAAGGCCAATATCCAGCTGGAAACCGCAGACAAATCCGGTAAGCAGGTGATGGTGCTGGAGAACGTCAGCTTCGCTCACCCGGATGGTCCGTTCCTGGTCAAGGACTTCTCCATGGTCCTGCAGCGCGGCGACCGAATCGGTCTTCTGGGCGCCAACGGCACCGGCAAGACCACCTTGCTCAAGCTGATGCTTGGTGGCCTGGTGCCCAGCAGCGGCAAGGTGGAAGAGGGGACGCGGATCGACGTGGCCTACTTCGACCAGTTGCGCCACCAGTTGGACCTGGAAAAGACCGTGATCGACAACGTTGCCGAAGGTCGCGACTTCATCGAGATCGATGGCCAGAGCCGTCACGTGCTGAGCTATCTCGGTGATTTCCTGTTCAGTCCGCAACGTGCTCGTACGCCAGTCAAGGCCCTGTCCGGTGGTGAGCGTGCCCGCCTGTTGCTGGCCAAGTTGTTCAGCAAGCCGGCCAACCTGCTGGTGCTCGACGAACCGACCAACGACCTGGATGTGGAAACCCTCGAACTGCTGGAGGAAGTGCTGCTGACCTTCCAGGGCACGGTGCTGATGGTCAGCCACGACCGGGCATTCCTCGATAACGTGGTGACCAGCACCCTGGTCTTTGAAGGCGAAGGCAAGGTTCGCGAGTACGTGGGCGGTTATCAGGATTGGCTGCGTCAGGGCGGTTCGCCACGGTTGCTGGGCGTGACCGAGAACAAGTCCGGCAAGGCCGAGCTGAATTCTGCCGTGGTTGCGCCGGTGCAAGCCGCGGCGCCGGCCCCTGCTCAGGAGGCTCCGGCGGCGAAGAAGAAGCTCAGCTACAAGCTGCAGCGCGAGCTTGAGGCGTTGCCGGGGCAGATCGAAGCGATGGAGCAGCAGATTGCCGGGGTCGAGGCGGAAATGGCCGATGCCGGTTTCTATCAGCGCCCGGTGGCGGAAACCGCTGCGGTCATCGCCCGGTTGGAGCAGTTGAATGCCGAGCTGGAGCAGATGGTCGAGCGCTGGGCCGAGCTGGATGCCTGA
- a CDS encoding DUF1653 domain-containing protein codes for MQLQPGLYQHYKGPQYRVFSVARHSETEEEVVFYQALYGDYGFWVRPLSMFLESVEVDGEQVPRFALVQAEPSLFSPA; via the coding sequence ATGCAGTTACAACCCGGGCTCTATCAGCATTACAAGGGGCCGCAGTATCGCGTTTTCAGCGTGGCGCGGCACTCGGAAACGGAAGAAGAAGTGGTGTTCTATCAAGCCCTGTATGGGGATTACGGTTTTTGGGTGCGACCCTTGAGCATGTTCCTGGAGTCGGTCGAAGTTGACGGCGAGCAGGTCCCACGCTTTGCTTTGGTGCAGGCCGAACCCAGTCTTTTTTCACCGGCATAA
- a CDS encoding transglycosylase SLT domain-containing protein — protein sequence MRSRLFSVLSCLLLTAAAVQSAQAADLTLQRQYYDEAKRALAKGDSGPYFRYADALRDYPLEPYLAYDELTARLKSASNAEIEKFLAEHGDLPQANWMKLRWLRWLAERGDWATFTKYYDPKLNFTELDCLNGQYQLGHNLKAEGYAATEKLWLTGKSQPAACDALFAQWAAEGQLTEQKRWQRAKLAAEARNYPLANSLVKSMTTLAPQGRLLVDVAQKPELLSQPSRFQPTDEAMSDVVGLGLRRLARQDPDKAMALLDGYASSMHFSRDEKVAIAREIGLTLARRFDSRALDVMTKYDPELRDNTVSEWRLRLLLRLARWEDAYQLTRKLPQDLATTNRWRYWQARSLELAQPQNPQAQVLFKGLARERDFYGFLAADHAKAPYQLNNQPLMLSQAIINKVRNTPGVRRALEFHARGQIVDGRREWYHVSRHFNRDEMVAQARLAYDLKWYFPAIRTISQAQYWDDLDIRFPMAHRDTLVREAKVRGLHSSWVFAITRQESAFMDDARSHVGASGLMQLMPGTAKETARKFSIPLASPQQVLDPDKNIQLGAAYLSQVHSQFNGNRVLASAAYNAGPGRVRQWLKGADHLSFDVWVESIPFDETRQYVQNVLSYSVIYGQKLNSPQPLVDWHERYFDDQ from the coding sequence ATGCGCAGTCGCCTTTTCAGTGTTTTATCTTGCCTGCTTCTCACCGCCGCAGCCGTCCAATCCGCCCAGGCGGCAGACCTGACTCTACAACGCCAGTATTACGATGAAGCCAAGCGCGCCCTGGCCAAGGGTGATTCCGGCCCCTACTTCCGTTACGCCGATGCGCTGCGCGACTACCCGCTGGAACCCTACCTGGCCTATGACGAGCTGACCGCCCGGCTGAAATCCGCCAGCAACGCCGAGATCGAGAAGTTCCTCGCCGAACATGGCGACCTGCCCCAGGCCAACTGGATGAAACTGCGCTGGTTGCGCTGGCTGGCCGAACGCGGCGATTGGGCGACCTTCACCAAGTACTACGACCCTAAACTGAATTTCACCGAGCTGGACTGCCTCAACGGCCAGTACCAGCTGGGCCACAATCTCAAGGCAGAAGGCTACGCCGCCACCGAAAAGCTCTGGCTGACCGGCAAATCCCAACCGGCCGCTTGTGACGCCTTGTTCGCGCAATGGGCCGCCGAAGGCCAACTGACCGAACAAAAACGCTGGCAACGGGCCAAACTGGCCGCCGAGGCGCGCAACTATCCACTGGCCAACAGCCTGGTGAAAAGCATGACCACACTTGCGCCTCAGGGTCGCCTGCTGGTCGATGTGGCGCAAAAACCCGAACTGCTGAGCCAGCCCTCGCGCTTCCAGCCGACCGATGAGGCCATGTCCGATGTGGTCGGCCTAGGCCTGCGCCGGCTGGCACGCCAGGACCCGGACAAGGCCATGGCCCTGCTGGACGGCTATGCCAGCAGCATGCACTTCTCCCGTGACGAAAAAGTGGCGATTGCCCGTGAAATCGGCCTGACCCTGGCCCGGCGCTTCGACAGCCGCGCCCTGGACGTGATGACCAAGTACGACCCGGAGCTGCGCGACAACACCGTGTCCGAATGGCGCCTGCGCCTGCTGTTGCGCCTGGCACGCTGGGAGGATGCCTATCAGTTGACCCGCAAGCTGCCTCAGGACCTGGCCACCACCAACCGCTGGCGCTACTGGCAGGCTCGCAGCCTGGAACTGGCCCAACCGCAAAACCCTCAGGCCCAGGTGCTGTTCAAGGGGCTGGCCCGGGAGCGGGACTTCTATGGCTTCCTTGCCGCCGATCACGCCAAGGCTCCCTATCAGTTGAACAACCAACCGCTGATGCTGAGCCAGGCGATCATCAACAAAGTCCGCAATACCCCGGGCGTGCGCCGCGCCCTGGAGTTTCATGCCCGAGGCCAGATCGTCGACGGACGCCGCGAGTGGTACCACGTCAGTCGGCACTTCAACCGCGACGAGATGGTGGCCCAGGCCAGACTAGCCTACGACCTGAAATGGTACTTCCCGGCCATCCGCACCATCAGCCAGGCCCAATACTGGGATGACCTGGACATCCGTTTCCCAATGGCCCACCGCGACACCCTGGTGCGCGAAGCCAAGGTCCGCGGCCTGCATTCCAGCTGGGTGTTCGCCATCACCCGCCAGGAAAGCGCCTTCATGGACGACGCCCGCTCCCACGTCGGCGCCAGCGGCCTGATGCAACTGATGCCCGGCACCGCCAAGGAAACCGCGCGCAAGTTCAGCATCCCCCTGGCCTCGCCCCAGCAGGTGCTCGACCCGGACAAGAACATCCAACTGGGCGCCGCCTACCTGAGCCAGGTGCACAGCCAGTTCAACGGCAACCGGGTGCTGGCCTCGGCGGCCTACAACGCCGGTCCCGGGCGGGTACGCCAATGGCTCAAGGGCGCCGATCACCTGAGTTTCGATGTGTGGGTGGAAAGCATCCCCTTCGACGAAACCCGCCAGTACGTCCAGAACGTGCTGTCGTACTCGGTGATCTATGGCCAGAAGCTCAACTCACCGCAGCCGCTGGTGGACTGGCATGAGCGCTACTTCGACGACCAGTGA
- a CDS encoding universal stress protein, whose product MSYHHILVAVDLTEECDPVIHRARELSVSSGAKLSLVHIVEPMAMAFGGDVPMDLSQLQQQQFDQARERLDRLIHKYPELTKEYSHLTYGQPRQEIHHLAKEQACDLIVVGSHGRHGLALLLGSTANDVLHGAPCDVLAVHLAKR is encoded by the coding sequence ATGTCCTACCACCATATTCTGGTCGCCGTAGATCTAACCGAAGAGTGCGATCCTGTTATCCACCGCGCTCGCGAGCTGTCGGTGAGCAGTGGTGCCAAGCTGTCCCTGGTGCATATCGTCGAACCCATGGCCATGGCCTTCGGCGGCGATGTGCCCATGGACCTCTCGCAGCTGCAGCAGCAACAGTTCGACCAGGCCAGGGAGCGCCTGGACCGGCTGATCCACAAGTACCCGGAGCTGACCAAGGAATACAGCCACCTGACTTATGGACAGCCGCGCCAGGAGATTCACCATCTGGCCAAGGAACAGGCATGCGACCTGATCGTGGTCGGCAGCCATGGCCGCCACGGCCTGGCGCTGTTACTGGGTTCCACCGCCAATGACGTTCTCCACGGCGCGCCTTGTGACGTGCTGGCAGTGCACCTGGCCAAGCGCTGA